A genomic segment from Glycine soja cultivar W05 chromosome 20, ASM419377v2, whole genome shotgun sequence encodes:
- the LOC114401896 gene encoding uncharacterized protein LOC114401896, giving the protein MKKLKFFNDISFHYIPRKENQMADALATIASMFQLTMHGDLLYIEFKCCGKPAHCCLIEEEQDGKLWYFDIKRYIEDKEYPREASDNDKRTLRRLAVGFFLSGGIMYKRNHDMVLL; this is encoded by the coding sequence ATGAAGAAATTGAAGTTCTTCAATGATATCTCCTTCCACTACATTCCCAGAaaggagaatcaaatggctgatgcacttGCCACTATAGCATCCATGTTTCAGCTGACTATGCATGGAGACTTGCTGTACATCGAGTTCAAATGTTGCGGCAAGCCCGCACATTGTTGCTTGATAGAAGAGGAGCAAGATGGTAAACTGTGGTACTTCGATATTAAGCGATACATCGAGGACAAGGAGTACCCACGAGAGgcttccgacaatgacaaaagaacgttGCGAAGATTAGCAGTTGGCTTCTTTTTAAGTGGAGGTATCATGTACAAGCGAAATCATGATATGGTCTTGCTCTGA